In one Lolium rigidum isolate FL_2022 chromosome 3, APGP_CSIRO_Lrig_0.1, whole genome shotgun sequence genomic region, the following are encoded:
- the LOC124698070 gene encoding argininosuccinate lyase, chloroplastic-like: MAATSQSLLSPAPPSLPRARLALSAHRAVALRRRAAFPAVAAASTSMASSESDEKKESKLWGGRFEEGVTDAVERFTESISYDWQLYKYDIMGSKAHASMLAAQGLITTGDRDIILEGLDQIEKQIQDGKFEWRKDREDVHMNIEAALIERVGEPAKKLHTARSRNDQIVTDLRLWCRDAIDKILIRIKQFQVSLVLLASKYVDLIVPGYTHLQRAQPVLLPHLLLSYVEQLERDAGRLIDCRERVNFCPLGACALAGTGLPIDRFKTAKDLNFTAPMKNSIDAVSDRDFVLEFLAANSIAAVHLSRIGEEWVLWASEEFGFLTPSDSVSTGSSIMPQKKNPDPMELVRGKSARVIGDLMTVLVLCKGLPQAYNRDLQEDKEPLFDSVKAILGMLEVCSEFAQNISFNSKRIQSSLPAGYLDATTLADYLVKKGVPFRTSHEIVGRCVALCVSKNCQLTELEMNDLKAVHPVFERDVYAYLGVENAVNKFISYGSTGSEQVKKQLEDWRVQLGINP, from the exons ATGGCCGCCACCTCCCAATCCCTCCTCTCCCCGGCGCCTCCCTCCCTGCCCCGCGCCCGCCTCGCCTTATCCGCCCACCGCGCcgtcgccctccgccgccgcgccgctttCCCGGCCGTCGCGGCCGCCTCTACCTCGATGGCGTCCTCGGAGAGCGACGAGAAGAAGGAGTCCAAGCTTTGGGGCGGGCGCTTCGAGGAGGGCGTCACCGACGCCGTCGAGCGCTTCACCGAGTCCATCTCCTACGACTGGCAGCTCTACAAGTACGACATCATGGGCAGCAAGGCCCACGCTTCCATGCTCGCCGCCCAG GGTTTGATAACGACTGGTGATAGGGATATCATCTTGGAGGGCCTTGATCAAATTGAGAAGCAGATTCAAGATGGCAAGTTTGAGTGGCGAAAGGACAGGGAGGACGTGCACATGAACATTGAGGCGGCTCTGATTGAGAGGGTCGGTGAGCCGGCTAAGAAGCTACATACTGCTAGGAGCCGCAACGACCAAATCGTGACGGATCTTAGGTTGTGGTGCCGCGATGCTATTGACAAGATTTTGATTCGCATCAAACAGTTTCAG GTGTCTCTGGTTTTGTTAGCTTCAAAATATGTTGACTTAATTGTCCCTGGTTATACTCATCTTCAAAGGGCACAGCCTGTTTTGCTGCCACATCTTCTCTTATCCTATGTTGAACAG TTGGAGCGTGATGCAGGACGGCTGATCGACTGCAGGGAAAGAGTGAATTTCTGCCCTCTTGGTGCTTGTGCTTTGGCTGGAACTGGACTTCCCATTGATAGGTTCAAAACTGCTAAAGATTTAAACTTTACTGCTCCAATGAAGAATAG TATTGATGCAGTATCAGACCGGGACTTTGTATTGGAGTTTCTTGCTGCCAATTCAATTGCTGCAGTTCATCTTTCACGCATTGGCGAAGAGTGGGTCTTGTGGGCATCAGAGGAGTTTGGCTTCTTGACACCAAGTGACTCGGTTTCAACTGGAAGCAGCATTATGCCACAAAAGAAAAATCCAGATCCGATGGAGCTTGTTCGTGGGAAATCTGCCAGGGTTATTGGTGATCTCATGACTGTCCTAGTCCTTTGCAAAGGCCTTCCTCAGGCCTACAACCGTGATCTACAG GAAGACAAGGAACCCTTGTTTGACAGTGTGAAGGCCATATTAGGAATGCTTGAAGTATGTAGTGAGTTTGCTCAGAATATCTCTTTTAACTCAAAAAGAATACAAAGTTCACTGCCTGCTGGTTATCTGGATGCAACAACACTAGCAGATTATCTTGTGAAGAAG GGCGTCCCATTCAGAACTTCTCACGAGATAGTTGGGAGGTGTGTAGCTCTATGCGTGTCGAAGAACTGTCAGCTGACAGAACTTGAAATGAATGACTTGAAAGCAGTTCACCCTGTCTTTGAGAGGGACGTCTACGCCTATTTGGGCGTCGAAAATGCCGTCAACAAGTTCATATCTTACGGTTCTACAGGTTCAGAACAAGTAAAAAAGCAGCTTGAAGATTGGCGCGTTCAGCTTGGGATCAACCCATAA